In the genome of Roseimicrobium gellanilyticum, one region contains:
- a CDS encoding RNA 2'-phosphotransferase yields MRALIVKTSKFLSRVLRHRPEDIGLELDGTGWADVDELITCASLRGNDLSRDLLARVVAEDDKRRFALSDDGSKIRAVQGHSVAIDLGLSHTQPPNLLYHGTATHRIASIRAEGLRPGSRRHVHLSNDEAAAVEVGKRHGEPVALTVRSAEMAAKGHLFFRSDNGVWLTDAVPPGFIEIPTAATESIDVIPELQSCGFLVFRRTPQLAFLLMRHADRYDLPKGHRVDGESELQCALRELREETGLTPNCVELLEGFRHDSTYYPRYRRLGGKRVKKTVSIFLGWLADDPAISITEHAGYEWIPWHPPHKTSSETIDSLLVEVEHLFRSMNV; encoded by the coding sequence ATGCGCGCCCTTATCGTGAAAACCAGCAAGTTCTTGAGCCGTGTGCTGAGACATAGACCCGAAGATATTGGCTTGGAGCTTGATGGGACCGGCTGGGCCGACGTGGATGAATTGATCACTTGCGCATCACTTCGCGGCAACGATCTGAGCCGGGATCTTCTCGCGAGAGTGGTTGCCGAAGACGACAAGCGTCGTTTTGCCCTGAGTGACGACGGATCGAAAATCCGGGCTGTGCAGGGGCACTCGGTTGCCATTGATTTGGGTTTGAGCCACACTCAGCCACCGAACTTGCTGTATCATGGAACAGCCACGCATAGAATCGCCTCGATTCGTGCGGAAGGATTGCGCCCTGGTTCACGCCGGCATGTGCACCTTTCCAACGATGAGGCGGCAGCTGTGGAAGTAGGAAAGCGGCATGGAGAGCCGGTCGCGCTGACTGTCCGCTCAGCAGAAATGGCAGCCAAGGGTCATTTGTTCTTCCGGTCTGACAATGGCGTGTGGTTGACTGACGCGGTCCCGCCTGGATTCATCGAGATTCCCACAGCAGCTACTGAGTCGATAGACGTGATTCCAGAATTGCAATCCTGTGGCTTTCTCGTTTTCCGCCGGACGCCCCAGCTTGCCTTCTTGCTCATGCGACATGCAGATCGTTACGATTTACCCAAAGGCCACCGCGTTGATGGGGAGTCTGAACTGCAATGCGCCCTGCGCGAACTCAGAGAAGAAACAGGACTGACACCGAATTGTGTGGAACTTTTGGAAGGGTTCCGGCACGACTCGACATATTACCCTCGGTATCGTAGGCTGGGCGGCAAACGAGTTAAGAAGACCGTTTCCATCTTTCTGGGGTGGCTCGCGGATGATCCCGCAATTTCGATCACCGAACATGCTGGTTACGAATGGATTCCTTGGCATCCGCCCCACAAGACAAGTAGTGAAACCATTGATTCCCTCCTAGTGGAAGTGGAACATTTGTTTCGATCGATGAATGTGTAA
- a CDS encoding helix-turn-helix transcriptional regulator — protein sequence MSLTRLPAIRLQNFNEALLSLYHEPHDQDPVKALMNVLLQIVPHAWMSVDEISRNGIASHRAEHNRAIWWPKDHAEVLTAVAHTNPLIAVGFLPAVKLSDLCTLREFRQTAYFSDFFGSSPSLRDQAALVVKVPGGRLGFCMSHECPFSAEDILLLELLQPHFQNILNRARQYLKLPADPPLTPREREVLHWLAEGKRDAEIAAIVQAKERTVKQHVRAILHKLSVETRTAAAAAAWRARLPQGGPNFHP from the coding sequence ATGAGCCTAACTCGCCTGCCTGCTATCCGCCTGCAAAACTTTAACGAGGCCTTGCTCTCGCTTTATCACGAGCCTCACGACCAGGATCCGGTCAAGGCACTGATGAACGTCTTGCTTCAGATTGTCCCGCATGCTTGGATGAGTGTGGATGAGATATCCAGGAATGGAATTGCGAGCCATCGCGCCGAGCACAATCGCGCAATCTGGTGGCCCAAGGATCACGCCGAGGTTCTCACGGCGGTGGCTCACACCAACCCACTCATTGCTGTGGGTTTCCTGCCAGCAGTCAAATTGTCAGACCTTTGCACCCTGAGGGAATTTCGGCAAACCGCTTACTTCAGCGATTTTTTCGGGTCCTCGCCCTCTCTTCGCGATCAAGCAGCGCTCGTCGTGAAGGTACCCGGGGGGCGGCTGGGATTTTGCATGTCGCATGAGTGCCCGTTTTCGGCGGAGGATATCTTGTTGCTTGAACTGCTCCAACCTCACTTTCAGAATATATTGAACCGGGCGCGTCAGTACTTGAAGCTTCCGGCTGACCCGCCGCTGACCCCTCGCGAAAGGGAAGTGTTGCATTGGCTGGCGGAAGGCAAGCGGGATGCTGAGATTGCCGCAATCGTCCAAGCGAAGGAGCGCACTGTGAAGCAACATGTGCGGGCCATTCTGCATAAACTCAGTGTGGAAACCCGTACTGCAGCGGCAGCAGCGGCATGGCGGGCGCGATTGCCACAAGGCGGCCCAAACTTTCATCCGTGA
- a CDS encoding WG repeat-containing protein produces MAVAWSVLTCGASVADDRPQKSWRVIPLPIQRAAILTPDGWVGGRFWDAVGPLQDGVAVVRETVHEKAGATRRGGLIDASGKSLTASASKFEDILPFTEGLALVKVAGKYGFIDGKARMVILAQWDNALGFQAGLCPVESDEKWGYIDRTGKVVIQPSWDEARAFPDSDSLARVRNRDKWGYINRQGEMIVPMQYGVAWPFEGPVAFVQKDSTSNSWMLLGKNGTVILREQWKLVRGFSVPENLAGVQTPSGLWGYIRPDGTYALSPQWENTWNFNNGFAIINKNGKLGVIDTEGHETVPPIWDHLREMAEGYAIAVRSEKEGYVEMATGRTIEPQWDHAYPVQDGFGLVSHEGRIAFVDLKSGQAIRWFEIPSPLDEAPPQTDRATP; encoded by the coding sequence ATGGCGGTGGCATGGAGTGTTCTCACGTGCGGTGCCTCAGTCGCCGATGACAGACCCCAAAAATCGTGGCGGGTTATTCCCCTTCCCATCCAAAGGGCTGCGATCCTCACACCTGATGGCTGGGTGGGCGGTCGATTCTGGGACGCAGTTGGTCCCTTACAGGACGGCGTAGCGGTTGTCAGGGAAACTGTACATGAGAAGGCGGGAGCCACACGCCGCGGAGGTCTAATCGATGCGAGCGGGAAATCCCTGACTGCATCAGCGTCGAAGTTTGAAGACATTCTTCCATTCACGGAGGGACTGGCCCTGGTGAAAGTCGCCGGAAAGTATGGCTTTATCGACGGCAAAGCACGGATGGTCATCCTTGCTCAATGGGACAATGCGCTAGGATTTCAGGCCGGACTATGCCCTGTCGAATCCGACGAGAAATGGGGGTATATCGACCGAACCGGGAAAGTGGTGATCCAACCCTCCTGGGATGAAGCCAGGGCGTTCCCAGACTCTGATAGCCTGGCTCGCGTTCGAAATCGCGATAAGTGGGGCTACATCAATCGCCAAGGCGAAATGATTGTTCCCATGCAATATGGTGTGGCGTGGCCCTTTGAAGGACCGGTTGCTTTCGTTCAAAAGGACTCTACATCAAACTCGTGGATGTTGCTCGGTAAGAATGGCACCGTGATACTCCGGGAACAGTGGAAGCTCGTGCGGGGATTTTCGGTTCCTGAGAACCTTGCTGGAGTTCAGACACCGTCTGGGCTGTGGGGATACATTCGCCCCGACGGCACCTACGCGCTCTCCCCACAGTGGGAGAACACTTGGAACTTTAACAATGGTTTCGCCATCATCAATAAGAATGGGAAACTTGGCGTCATCGACACGGAGGGGCATGAGACCGTTCCCCCAATTTGGGATCACCTCCGCGAAATGGCCGAAGGCTATGCCATTGCAGTCAGGAGCGAGAAGGAAGGCTACGTCGAAATGGCCACCGGTCGCACTATTGAGCCTCAATGGGATCATGCCTACCCAGTTCAGGATGGATTTGGCTTGGTAAGTCACGAGGGGCGGATCGCCTTTGTCGACCTGAAAAGCGGACAGGCAATTCGATGGTTTGAAATTCCTTCGCCGCTAGATGAAGCCCCGCCGCAGACAGACCGAGCAACCCCATGA
- the cas2 gene encoding CRISPR-associated endonuclease Cas2, which translates to MSSRGQAFSTRITYLVCYDIANDKRLRKVFKVCRNYGTHLQYSVFECDLNPRERTKLERELKALIKEDEDQVLFVSLGPVGGRGDRVIASLGLPYARFDAPCYVV; encoded by the coding sequence ATGTCGTCCCGAGGGCAAGCCTTCTCAACACGGATCACGTATCTGGTGTGCTACGACATTGCCAATGACAAGCGCCTGAGGAAGGTGTTCAAGGTGTGCCGGAACTATGGCACCCACCTGCAGTATTCTGTGTTCGAGTGCGATCTGAATCCTCGTGAACGTACGAAGCTGGAGCGGGAACTGAAGGCTCTTATCAAGGAAGATGAGGATCAGGTGCTATTTGTCTCGCTTGGGCCCGTGGGTGGCCGGGGCGACCGCGTCATCGCTTCGCTGGGCCTGCCGTACGCGCGCTTTGACGCCCCCTGCTATGTGGTGTAA
- the cas4g/cas1g gene encoding CRISPR-associated endonuclease Cas4g/Cas1g, protein MLSSERLGVVAKMDLIEVTMGVSTSHGDEAVAPLSVTPVDYKAGAPRPGADANELWDTDKMQLGLQILILRDNGYTCDEGVIYYRATRQRVRLPMTPEIEEWIQERIQQARATALGSLPPPLVGSPKCVRCSLAPVCLPDETRMLATRDVQSGPEPAPLNLAESNGRDNGETVFIRRLIAARDDERALYLNTPGIRVGRKNEVLVMKDGEAVLDEVRARDVTHVALFGNIQLSTQALQMLCELEVPIAYFSMGGWFYGLTRGHGMKNVLTRIEQFRAAEDGRRCLALASRFVNGKIRNQRTLLMRLHVEAAPAVLLRLKQAALDALAARSIEALLGIEGAAAALYFQHFGGMIKVERDDDELPGLGSAEPEPEKEPEFAFDFTKRSRRPSTDPVNALLSLAYSLLAKDCTIAAHAVGFDPYVGFYHQPRFGRPALALDLMEEFRPLVAESTVLTALNNRMITPRHFVRAGDAVNLTPAGRKIFFQAYEQRMNTLITHPIFDYRVSYRRVLELQSRLLARHLTGEIPEYVPMVTR, encoded by the coding sequence ATGCTGAGCTCAGAGCGATTGGGGGTGGTGGCGAAGATGGACCTCATTGAGGTGACGATGGGTGTGAGCACGAGCCATGGGGATGAGGCTGTCGCACCGCTCTCCGTCACGCCGGTGGACTACAAGGCTGGGGCGCCGCGCCCGGGTGCGGATGCCAATGAGCTGTGGGATACAGACAAGATGCAGCTGGGTCTGCAGATTCTCATCCTCAGGGACAATGGTTACACTTGTGATGAAGGCGTGATCTATTACCGGGCCACGCGGCAGAGGGTGCGTCTGCCAATGACGCCAGAAATCGAGGAATGGATCCAAGAGCGCATCCAGCAGGCGCGTGCCACGGCTTTGGGTAGCCTGCCGCCGCCCCTGGTGGGGTCACCAAAATGCGTGCGCTGCTCGCTGGCGCCTGTTTGCCTTCCAGATGAGACGCGCATGCTGGCAACGCGTGATGTGCAGAGTGGTCCAGAGCCTGCGCCCTTGAATCTTGCTGAAAGTAACGGGCGGGACAATGGCGAAACGGTTTTCATCCGCCGGCTTATCGCGGCGCGCGATGATGAGCGTGCCCTTTACCTGAATACACCAGGTATACGTGTGGGCCGCAAAAATGAGGTGCTGGTAATGAAGGATGGCGAGGCCGTGCTGGATGAGGTGCGGGCGCGGGATGTCACGCATGTGGCGCTCTTTGGCAATATTCAGCTCTCCACGCAGGCGTTGCAGATGCTGTGCGAGCTGGAGGTGCCGATTGCCTATTTCTCCATGGGGGGGTGGTTCTACGGGCTGACGCGGGGACATGGGATGAAGAATGTGCTCACGCGCATCGAGCAATTCCGAGCGGCGGAAGATGGAAGACGGTGCCTGGCGCTTGCGAGCCGGTTCGTGAACGGGAAGATTCGCAATCAACGCACGCTGTTGATGCGGCTGCACGTGGAGGCTGCGCCAGCGGTGCTGTTGAGGCTGAAACAGGCGGCGCTGGATGCGCTCGCGGCGCGTAGTATTGAGGCTTTGCTTGGGATTGAGGGCGCTGCTGCGGCGCTGTATTTCCAGCACTTCGGTGGGATGATCAAAGTGGAGCGTGATGACGATGAGCTGCCAGGACTGGGAAGTGCCGAGCCGGAACCGGAGAAGGAGCCGGAGTTTGCCTTCGATTTCACCAAGCGCTCCCGACGTCCCTCTACGGACCCGGTGAATGCGCTGCTCTCACTCGCATACAGCCTGCTGGCGAAGGACTGCACGATTGCGGCGCATGCCGTGGGGTTTGATCCGTATGTGGGCTTCTATCATCAGCCGAGATTCGGCCGCCCTGCGCTGGCGTTGGATCTTATGGAGGAATTCCGCCCGTTGGTGGCGGAGAGCACCGTGCTGACGGCGCTCAATAACCGGATGATCACGCCGCGCCATTTCGTGCGCGCTGGGGACGCGGTGAATCTGACGCCGGCGGGGAGGAAAATTTTCTTCCAAGCGTATGAGCAGCGGATGAACACGCTCATCACCCATCCAATTTTTGACTATCGTGTGAGCTACCGGCGGGTTTTGGAACTGCAATCTCGTCTGCTGGCGCGGCATCTTACGGGTGAGATTCCGGAGTATGTGCCGATGGTGACCCGTTGA
- a CDS encoding CRISPR-associated protein Cas4, whose product MNVLPDIRTARALYPWRPPGWELDYLYEPLPVPADHPELPLFPDGESGPGGRQASGDTIPEAERRERLPFPATRLDEPMPARMLNEFVYCPRLFYYEFVEGVFVENADTERGSAIHEKVDRGRGELPKVKKGKRKKKGEGEEVAELALQEEVGSDGERPGALEVGDTPLADDGQTADGGSGGGNNDGDDPFTLGDAELRAIGGGGEDGPH is encoded by the coding sequence ATGAATGTGCTACCCGACATCCGCACGGCGCGAGCTCTCTACCCGTGGCGACCGCCGGGGTGGGAGTTGGACTATCTCTATGAGCCGCTCCCGGTGCCGGCGGATCATCCTGAGCTGCCGCTTTTCCCGGATGGGGAGTCTGGCCCTGGAGGACGCCAGGCGAGTGGTGACACGATTCCTGAGGCGGAGCGTCGTGAACGGTTGCCTTTCCCTGCGACGCGCCTGGATGAGCCGATGCCGGCGCGCATGCTCAATGAGTTCGTGTATTGTCCGCGGCTGTTTTACTACGAGTTTGTTGAAGGTGTATTCGTAGAGAATGCGGACACGGAACGGGGAAGCGCGATTCATGAGAAGGTAGACCGGGGCAGGGGGGAACTGCCCAAAGTGAAGAAGGGGAAGCGCAAGAAGAAGGGGGAGGGGGAAGAGGTTGCGGAACTTGCGTTGCAGGAGGAGGTGGGTAGTGACGGTGAGCGTCCCGGTGCGCTGGAGGTGGGTGATACACCCCTTGCGGATGATGGACAGACAGCAGATGGGGGGAGTGGGGGCGGAAACAACGACGGAGACGATCCATTCACGCTCGGCGATGCTGAGCTCAGAGCGATTGGGGGTGGTGGCGAAGATGGACCTCATTGA
- a CDS encoding IS1096 element passenger TnpR family protein, with the protein MTEHHFTLQYDTFKAELVLGGDWSLYEFAEFIIKTVKFDLDHAFEFCNNLKNPYASKERYTLFADIGEGEGEAGVHETLVSAVFRSRKKMVFHFDFGDDWFFLITCTAVKESKGKRRFRKVVAKSGRPPVQYPDYDE; encoded by the coding sequence ATGACCGAACATCACTTCACCCTTCAATACGACACCTTCAAAGCGGAACTGGTCCTGGGAGGGGATTGGTCGTTGTATGAATTCGCGGAGTTCATCATCAAGACGGTGAAGTTTGACCTCGACCATGCGTTTGAGTTTTGTAACAACCTGAAAAATCCCTATGCGAGCAAGGAGCGCTATACTCTCTTCGCCGATATAGGAGAGGGGGAGGGGGAAGCGGGGGTGCATGAGACGCTGGTGTCGGCGGTGTTCCGTTCCAGGAAGAAGATGGTCTTCCACTTCGACTTCGGGGACGATTGGTTCTTTCTGATCACCTGCACAGCGGTGAAGGAGTCGAAGGGGAAGAGGCGTTTCAGAAAGGTGGTGGCCAAGAGTGGGAGGCCGCCGGTGCAGTATCCGGACTATGACGAATGA
- a CDS encoding type I-G CRISPR-associated protein, Cas3-extension family — MSTRITEHTLLALQASSLLGFMASLGAFFTLGRRPEYAASRMRWVPQGSSYCPVFQTPGIQDADALLTCLHEHLSAAEGHRVITFEKDLKVSQAIFRNLSREMAESFLEQKDSFGSEMAAAFGSDGAVNEEGMIEDTAFRTMSGAGHQHFLSFMNELAKETNIDHLREALYGPWRYRDPSPIMRWDDADDRRYALRWDEPSKDPVRTVRGANRLAIAALPLFPTVPTAGGGLATVGFKGNKSNNTFVTWPIWTGWLSMDAVRSTLVLSELQKSEPSTSELSARGICAAFRSQRITLGKYRNFTPAKPI; from the coding sequence ATGAGCACTCGCATCACTGAACATACCCTCCTCGCCTTGCAAGCATCGAGTCTGCTGGGATTCATGGCGTCACTTGGAGCCTTTTTCACTCTTGGCAGAAGACCGGAGTATGCGGCAAGCCGGATGCGATGGGTTCCGCAAGGTAGCTCCTATTGTCCCGTGTTTCAAACCCCTGGAATCCAGGATGCGGATGCGCTGCTCACATGCCTTCACGAGCATCTCTCCGCAGCTGAAGGACATCGCGTCATCACGTTCGAGAAGGATTTGAAGGTGTCACAAGCAATCTTTCGAAACCTCTCAAGGGAGATGGCAGAATCCTTCTTGGAGCAGAAGGATTCATTTGGAAGTGAGATGGCAGCTGCGTTCGGAAGCGATGGCGCTGTCAATGAAGAGGGCATGATCGAAGACACCGCTTTCCGCACCATGAGTGGGGCTGGACATCAGCATTTCCTTAGCTTCATGAATGAACTTGCAAAGGAAACCAACATTGACCACCTTCGTGAGGCGTTGTACGGCCCGTGGCGCTATCGTGATCCGAGCCCGATTATGCGATGGGACGATGCCGATGACCGCCGTTATGCCCTTCGATGGGACGAACCCTCTAAAGATCCTGTTCGCACAGTCCGGGGTGCAAACAGACTCGCAATTGCTGCACTTCCTCTCTTTCCAACAGTGCCTACCGCTGGAGGAGGTCTGGCGACTGTAGGATTCAAGGGGAACAAGAGCAACAATACGTTCGTTACTTGGCCCATCTGGACTGGATGGCTGTCAATGGATGCAGTCAGGTCAACTCTGGTCCTGAGCGAATTGCAAAAATCCGAGCCTTCTACATCCGAACTCTCCGCTCGCGGAATTTGCGCAGCCTTCCGCAGCCAACGAATCACTTTGGGCAAGTATCGGAATTTTACACCAGCAAAGCCAATTTAG
- the cas3g gene encoding type I-G CRISPR-associated helicase/endonuclease Cas3g: MSSLPSISPESFGEFFRALWGYEPFPWQEEFAGQLCAGLPPEYYVTVPTGSGKTACLDAAVFALAVQASRPVSERTVGRRIFFIVNRRIIVDEAFDRAKRHLEPALADPETYLARREAGEEPDKRKSPEELAKASATLRRIADALMSLGGEKALTCGELRGGIYRDRAWAQSILQPMILCSTVDQAGSRLLFRGYGVSDEARPIHAALVSQDSLLLVDEAHVSQPFLQTLGWVRRYRIHQSGDAQTVRLAFSAVGMTATPPKGDKITLLELGRKDREHPLLKKRLHAAKPVRLVRAAKAKGKNAGDELVKVLEAETSAIITRHPTLRSIAIMVNRVATARELERVLTKKHSSAQVTLVIGRMRPLDRDQVTQALQSLLKTGVQSSATSPLQIVVSTQCLEVGADLDFDALVTECASLDALRQRFGRLNRAGRDILAEGVVVVPEDQCIEESKLDKNALIDPIYGNAIPRTWRWLEHRANDGVINFGLDVMTEAVTMAREEDENAFSLLLTPRENAPVLLPAHLDCWAQTNPAPAVEPDVSLFLHGPKRDMAEVQVCWRADLPERVDLWAETLALCVPTIIECLPVPLHLMRQWLERKSSFNDASGDAPSMTKDEADARGGRKVAPEEAVQALLWRGEDSKPLESPSDLRPGQTIVLRATDEGWHEIGHVPWATAATIDQAEEGQASIRRRAVIRLHPSAWWPQGEGESPAAKLKQWVRESDFEWQSQEARESLQAIAAATRENVSLSKRLDFLTSVRKLKAEPYPDGSGIVLWAFGYNPSESDAEALPADDAHGDPLLQGSKRQSLVSHTNQVTGLTLEYADALGLVDQKEPITYAARLHDLGKADPRFQAMLIQSSVSAAYALPALLAKSDSIPNSAWGREQARQRAGLPKGFRHEMLSVQLVSRPAAKDVLPPSSLHAALVLHLIASHHGFARPLAPVVSDEDPPAIQLEDFGLTLGTEERLADPAHALDSGVAERFWALTRHYGWWGLAFLEAVLRLADQTASASPELASEP; encoded by the coding sequence ATGAGTTCCCTGCCATCCATTTCGCCTGAATCGTTTGGTGAGTTCTTCCGAGCCCTATGGGGTTACGAGCCATTTCCATGGCAGGAAGAGTTTGCGGGCCAGCTTTGCGCGGGCCTGCCTCCCGAATACTATGTTACCGTCCCCACAGGCAGCGGAAAGACAGCCTGCTTGGATGCGGCAGTATTCGCGCTTGCTGTCCAGGCCTCCCGGCCTGTTTCGGAACGTACCGTAGGGCGCCGCATATTCTTCATCGTAAATCGTCGTATCATCGTGGATGAAGCCTTTGACCGGGCAAAAAGACATTTGGAGCCCGCTCTCGCAGATCCTGAAACATATCTGGCTCGGCGCGAGGCAGGAGAGGAGCCGGACAAACGCAAGTCACCAGAGGAACTGGCGAAGGCATCCGCCACCTTGCGGCGGATAGCAGATGCCTTGATGAGCCTCGGTGGAGAAAAGGCTCTCACCTGTGGCGAACTGCGAGGCGGTATCTATCGGGATCGAGCCTGGGCACAGTCCATTCTCCAGCCCATGATCTTGTGCAGTACCGTTGACCAGGCAGGTTCGCGACTCTTGTTCCGGGGTTACGGCGTGAGTGATGAGGCGAGGCCAATCCACGCCGCTCTGGTTTCGCAGGACAGTCTTTTGCTGGTCGATGAAGCACATGTCAGCCAGCCTTTTCTTCAAACTCTTGGATGGGTGAGGCGCTACCGTATCCACCAGTCCGGGGATGCCCAGACAGTGCGGCTGGCATTCTCTGCTGTAGGGATGACTGCCACCCCGCCGAAAGGTGACAAGATTACCTTGCTGGAGCTTGGCCGGAAAGACCGTGAGCACCCTCTCCTCAAAAAGCGACTTCATGCCGCCAAGCCTGTGCGGCTCGTTCGGGCGGCGAAAGCAAAGGGCAAGAATGCCGGCGACGAACTGGTAAAAGTTCTTGAGGCTGAAACGTCGGCCATCATTACCAGGCACCCAACGCTAAGGTCCATCGCGATCATGGTCAATCGAGTCGCCACGGCACGAGAACTCGAGAGAGTGCTTACCAAAAAGCACAGTTCCGCCCAAGTTACTCTCGTGATCGGCAGGATGCGACCTCTTGACCGGGATCAAGTCACTCAGGCATTGCAGTCGCTGCTCAAAACCGGAGTCCAATCCAGTGCCACTTCTCCATTGCAAATAGTGGTCTCCACTCAGTGCCTCGAAGTCGGTGCGGATCTCGATTTCGATGCACTCGTGACTGAGTGCGCGAGTCTCGACGCCTTGAGACAGCGCTTCGGTCGGCTGAACCGTGCTGGTAGAGACATCCTCGCCGAAGGAGTTGTAGTTGTACCCGAGGACCAGTGTATCGAGGAAAGCAAACTCGACAAAAACGCACTTATAGATCCGATCTACGGCAATGCCATTCCTCGTACCTGGCGGTGGCTGGAGCATCGCGCCAATGACGGCGTCATTAACTTTGGCCTCGATGTCATGACGGAGGCTGTCACGATGGCTCGCGAGGAGGATGAGAACGCCTTCTCCCTTCTCCTCACGCCTCGTGAGAATGCTCCTGTGCTGTTGCCCGCCCATCTCGACTGTTGGGCACAGACGAACCCCGCACCCGCAGTCGAGCCAGATGTGTCACTTTTCCTGCACGGTCCCAAGCGTGACATGGCGGAGGTGCAGGTTTGTTGGCGTGCTGACCTGCCTGAGCGCGTGGACCTGTGGGCAGAAACCCTTGCTCTCTGCGTTCCTACCATCATCGAATGCCTGCCTGTGCCACTGCACCTGATGCGCCAGTGGCTGGAAAGGAAGAGCAGCTTCAACGATGCCAGCGGCGACGCGCCGTCAATGACTAAGGATGAGGCAGACGCTAGAGGTGGCCGTAAGGTTGCCCCAGAAGAGGCGGTGCAAGCCCTTCTTTGGCGGGGTGAAGATAGCAAGCCCCTTGAATCACCCTCTGATCTGCGACCAGGACAAACCATTGTGCTGCGAGCCACTGATGAAGGCTGGCATGAGATCGGTCACGTCCCCTGGGCCACCGCCGCCACAATAGATCAGGCCGAAGAGGGCCAGGCGAGCATTCGCAGACGTGCAGTGATTCGACTGCATCCGAGCGCCTGGTGGCCTCAGGGAGAAGGTGAGAGTCCCGCCGCAAAATTGAAGCAATGGGTCAGAGAGTCTGACTTCGAATGGCAATCACAGGAGGCCAGAGAGAGCCTCCAAGCGATCGCGGCGGCGACTCGTGAAAACGTCTCCCTTTCCAAGAGACTCGATTTCCTCACTAGCGTCCGAAAACTAAAGGCCGAACCCTACCCGGATGGTTCTGGGATTGTTCTTTGGGCTTTCGGTTATAATCCATCCGAGTCAGATGCTGAAGCTCTTCCTGCGGACGACGCCCATGGGGATCCCTTGCTTCAAGGGTCAAAGAGGCAGTCTCTTGTTTCTCACACCAATCAGGTGACCGGGTTGACTCTGGAATATGCAGATGCCTTGGGCTTGGTTGATCAAAAAGAGCCCATTACCTACGCGGCTAGACTGCACGATTTAGGCAAGGCAGACCCACGCTTTCAAGCAATGCTGATCCAAAGTTCCGTGAGCGCTGCGTATGCTTTGCCTGCGTTGTTGGCGAAGTCCGACTCCATACCCAACTCGGCCTGGGGCAGGGAACAGGCCCGCCAGCGTGCTGGCCTTCCCAAGGGATTCCGTCACGAAATGCTCTCCGTTCAGCTCGTGTCTCGACCAGCGGCAAAAGACGTGCTGCCGCCGAGCAGCCTGCATGCTGCGCTGGTACTTCATCTCATTGCAAGTCATCATGGATTTGCCCGCCCCCTAGCCCCGGTGGTATCCGATGAAGACCCACCGGCGATTCAACTTGAGGATTTCGGTCTAACCCTTGGTACTGAAGAACGCCTCGCCGATCCTGCTCATGCGCTGGACTCAGGCGTCGCTGAACGCTTCTGGGCACTTACCCGTCACTACGGATGGTGGGGCCTTGCTTTCCTCGAAGCGGTCCTTCGCCTTGCCGACCAAACCGCCAGTGCCTCACCAGAATTAGCCTCTGAGCCATGA